The Paracoccus liaowanqingii genome window below encodes:
- the cobT gene encoding cobaltochelatase subunit CobT has product MKKSDNPADPFKKALSEATRALAHDRDLNVTYSADPAGVAGDTMRLPQISRRMGREEVLLARGTADALAMRLRHHDAGLHNRYIPAGPMARELYEAMETARCEALGARDMPGALSNIDVKIGAEADKKGYAQIKAPADAPLSVAAGYILRQAATGRALPPGAQHVADLWRPFVESQASGALADVNRALADQAEFARLSRRIITDLGYGDQLGEDPDQPQDDDAEDNAEQDEESGDSQSQDEEDGEDSEASPERSQEQTQDERQAQVSMDEGSEDEMSDEAEMPDQDSPPDMPPPVSEASPDYRIFAQTWDEEIRAEDLADPAELERLRAYLDKQLEPLRGAVSRLANKLQRRLQAQQNRSWEFDKEEGVLDAGRLARVVANPTTPLSFKVEKDTEFRDTVVTLLIDNSGSMRGRPISIAAICADVLARTLERCNVKVEILGFTTRAWKGGQSREAWLAAGRPAQPGRLNDLRHIIYKSADAPWRRVRPNLGLMMKEGLLKENIDGEALEWAHKRLTRRAEARKILMVISDGAPVDDSTLSVNPANFLERHLRDVIAMVEKRRAVELLAIGIGHDVTRYYERAVTITDAEQLAGAITEQLAALFDSDPRKRARVLGMASIRRG; this is encoded by the coding sequence ATGAAGAAATCCGACAATCCCGCCGATCCGTTCAAGAAGGCCCTGTCCGAGGCGACACGGGCGCTGGCCCATGACCGCGATCTGAACGTGACCTACAGCGCCGATCCGGCGGGCGTGGCGGGCGACACGATGCGCCTGCCGCAGATCAGCCGCCGGATGGGCCGCGAGGAGGTGCTGCTGGCGCGGGGCACGGCGGATGCGCTGGCCATGCGGCTGCGCCATCACGACGCGGGGCTGCACAACCGCTACATCCCGGCGGGCCCGATGGCGCGCGAGCTGTACGAGGCGATGGAGACGGCGCGCTGCGAGGCACTTGGCGCCCGCGACATGCCCGGCGCCCTGTCCAACATCGACGTCAAGATCGGCGCCGAGGCCGACAAGAAGGGCTATGCCCAGATCAAGGCGCCCGCCGATGCGCCCCTGTCGGTCGCGGCGGGCTATATCCTGCGGCAGGCGGCGACGGGGCGCGCGCTGCCACCCGGCGCGCAGCACGTGGCCGACCTGTGGCGGCCCTTCGTGGAATCCCAGGCCTCGGGCGCGCTGGCCGACGTGAACCGCGCGCTGGCCGATCAGGCGGAATTCGCGCGGCTGTCGCGGCGCATCATCACCGACCTGGGCTATGGCGACCAGCTGGGCGAGGATCCCGACCAGCCGCAGGACGACGACGCCGAGGACAATGCCGAGCAGGACGAGGAGTCGGGCGACAGCCAGTCCCAGGACGAGGAGGATGGCGAGGACAGCGAGGCCAGCCCCGAGCGCAGCCAGGAGCAGACCCAGGACGAGCGCCAGGCCCAGGTCAGCATGGACGAGGGCTCCGAGGACGAGATGTCCGACGAGGCCGAGATGCCCGATCAGGACAGCCCTCCGGACATGCCGCCGCCGGTCAGCGAGGCCAGCCCCGACTACCGGATCTTTGCCCAGACCTGGGACGAGGAGATCCGCGCCGAGGATCTGGCCGACCCCGCCGAGCTGGAGCGCCTGCGCGCCTATCTGGACAAGCAGCTGGAGCCCTTGCGTGGCGCCGTCAGCCGTCTGGCCAACAAGCTGCAGCGCCGGCTGCAGGCCCAGCAGAACCGGTCCTGGGAGTTCGACAAGGAGGAGGGCGTTCTGGATGCCGGGCGCCTGGCCCGCGTGGTGGCGAACCCGACGACGCCCCTGTCCTTCAAGGTCGAGAAGGACACCGAGTTCCGCGACACGGTGGTGACCCTGTTGATCGACAATTCCGGGTCGATGCGCGGTCGGCCCATCAGCATCGCCGCGATCTGCGCCGACGTTCTGGCCCGCACGCTGGAGCGCTGCAACGTCAAGGTCGAGATCCTGGGCTTCACCACCCGCGCCTGGAAGGGCGGGCAGTCGCGCGAGGCCTGGCTGGCCGCGGGCCGCCCCGCCCAGCCCGGCCGCCTGAACGACCTGCGCCACATCATCTACAAGTCCGCCGACGCCCCTTGGCGCCGGGTGCGCCCCAATCTGGGGCTGATGATGAAGGAAGGGCTGCTGAAGGAGAACATCGACGGCGAGGCCTTGGAATGGGCGCACAAGCGCCTGACCCGGCGGGCCGAGGCACGCAAGATCCTGATGGTGATCTCGGACGGGGCGCCGGTGGACGATTCGACCCTGTCGGTGAACCCGGCGAACTTCCTGGAACGCCATCTGCGCGACGTGATCGCCATGGTCGAGAAGCGCCGCGCGGTCGAGCTGCTGGCCATCGGCATCGGCCATGACGTGACGCGCTATTACGAGCGCGCGGTGACCATCACGGATGCCGAGCAGCTGGCGGGTGCGATCACCGAGCAGCTGGCGGCCCTGTTCGACAGCGATCCGAGGAAGCGTGCGCGGGTGCTGGGCATGGCTTCGATCCGGCGCGGCTGA
- a CDS encoding NADPH-dependent FMN reductase, whose translation MSNPRIAVIIGSTRKTRFADKPAQWFMDWVADHADLDFELVDLRDQDLPFFDEAASNLWAPSEDPRAVAWQQKLAGFDGFVFVVAEYNHSITGALKNALDQAYKEWNRKPMAALAYGGVGGARAVEQLRLIAVELQMVPLRNAVHIGGGDFMKVSPLGEDAPMSAIEDHLQGGLDGMLDELTFWAKLLKDAPKP comes from the coding sequence ATGTCCAATCCCCGCATCGCCGTCATCATCGGCTCGACCCGCAAGACCCGCTTTGCCGACAAGCCCGCCCAGTGGTTCATGGATTGGGTGGCCGACCATGCCGATCTGGATTTCGAGCTGGTCGACCTGCGCGACCAGGACCTGCCCTTCTTCGACGAGGCCGCCTCGAACCTCTGGGCGCCGTCCGAGGATCCGCGCGCCGTGGCGTGGCAGCAGAAGCTTGCCGGGTTCGACGGCTTCGTCTTCGTGGTGGCAGAATACAACCATTCGATCACCGGCGCGCTGAAGAACGCGCTGGACCAGGCCTACAAGGAATGGAACCGCAAGCCGATGGCGGCGCTGGCCTATGGCGGCGTGGGCGGCGCGCGGGCGGTCGAACAGCTGCGCCTGATCGCGGTCGAGCTGCAGATGGTGCCGCTGCGCAATGCCGTCCATATCGGCGGCGGCGATTTCATGAAGGTCTCGCCCCTGGGCGAGGACGCCCCCATGTCGGCGATCGAGGATCACCTGCAGGGCGGGCTGGACGGCATGCTGGACGAGCTGACCTTCTGGGCCAAGCTGCTGAAGGACGCGCCCAAGCCCTGA
- the cobS gene encoding cobaltochelatase subunit CobS, which produces MLDMNAKPTEEIDLREVFGLDSDMKVKGFSDRSERVPEIDSTYKFDPDTTMAILAGFAYNRRVMIQGYHGTGKSTHIEQIAARLNWPCVRVNLDSHVSRIDLIGKDAIKLVDGKQVTVFHEGILPWALRNPTAIVFDEYDAGRADVMFVIQRVLEADGKLTLLDQNEVITPNPFFRLFATANTVGLGDTTGLYHGTQQINQGQMDRWSLVATLNYLSHDAEAAIVLAKVPHYNTEKGRKTISQMVTLADLTRTAFMQGDLSTVMSPRTVISWAQNTRIFENVGYAFRLTFLNKCDELERQTVAEFYQRLFDEELPESAAARAV; this is translated from the coding sequence ATGCTGGACATGAACGCGAAACCCACCGAAGAGATCGACCTGCGCGAGGTGTTCGGTCTGGACAGCGACATGAAGGTCAAGGGCTTCTCCGACCGCAGCGAGCGGGTGCCCGAGATCGACAGCACCTACAAGTTCGACCCCGACACCACGATGGCGATCCTGGCGGGCTTTGCCTACAACCGCCGCGTGATGATCCAGGGCTATCACGGCACGGGCAAATCGACGCATATCGAACAGATCGCGGCGCGGCTGAACTGGCCCTGCGTGCGGGTGAACCTGGACAGCCATGTCAGCCGGATCGACCTGATCGGCAAGGACGCGATCAAGCTGGTCGACGGCAAGCAGGTCACCGTGTTCCACGAGGGCATCCTGCCTTGGGCCTTGCGCAACCCGACCGCCATCGTCTTCGACGAATACGACGCGGGCCGCGCCGACGTGATGTTCGTGATCCAGCGCGTGCTGGAGGCCGACGGCAAGCTGACGCTGCTGGACCAGAACGAGGTCATCACCCCGAACCCGTTCTTCCGCCTCTTCGCGACCGCCAACACGGTGGGTCTGGGCGACACGACGGGTCTTTACCACGGCACCCAGCAGATCAACCAGGGCCAGATGGACCGCTGGTCGCTGGTGGCCACGCTGAACTACCTGTCCCATGACGCCGAGGCCGCCATCGTGCTGGCCAAGGTGCCCCATTACAACACCGAGAAGGGCCGCAAGACCATCAGCCAGATGGTGACGCTGGCCGACCTGACGCGCACGGCCTTCATGCAGGGCGACCTGTCCACGGTCATGTCGCCGCGCACGGTGATCTCCTGGGCACAGAACACCCGCATCTTCGAGAATGTGGGCTACGCCTTCCGGCTGACCTTCCTGAACAAGTGCGACGAGCTGGAACGCCAGACCGTCGCCGAGTTCTACCAGCGCCTCTTCGACGAGGAACTGCCCGAAAGCGCCGCCGCCCGCGCCGTCTGA
- a CDS encoding sigma-70 family RNA polymerase sigma factor — MTDARRSHLESLISRVALGDRAAFDALYDATSAKLHAVCLSVLKDRPEAEETLQEVYIRIWQGAARYAANGLSPMTWLITIARNRSIDRLRARSARPPTAPEDAAAQVASGDPTPESATIAAQERRMLDECLAQLAAPQAGAVRAVYLEGFSYADLAEREGLPINTVRSWLRRSLLRLKDCVTQ; from the coding sequence TTGACAGATGCCCGCCGATCCCACCTGGAAAGCCTGATCTCTCGCGTCGCCCTGGGCGACCGGGCGGCCTTTGACGCGCTGTACGACGCGACCTCGGCCAAGCTGCATGCGGTCTGCCTGTCGGTCCTCAAGGACCGCCCCGAGGCCGAGGAGACCCTGCAGGAGGTCTATATCCGCATCTGGCAGGGCGCCGCGCGCTATGCCGCGAACGGGCTGTCGCCGATGACTTGGCTGATCACCATCGCCCGGAACCGATCCATCGACCGGCTGCGGGCACGCAGCGCGCGCCCCCCCACCGCGCCCGAGGATGCGGCGGCGCAGGTCGCCTCGGGCGATCCCACGCCCGAATCGGCGACCATCGCCGCGCAGGAACGCCGGATGCTGGACGAGTGCCTGGCGCAGCTGGCGGCGCCGCAGGCCGGGGCGGTGCGGGCCGTCTATCTGGAGGGGTTCAGCTATGCCGATCTGGCCGAACGCGAGGGGCTGCCCATCAACACCGTGCGCAGCTGGCTGCGCCGCAGCCTGCTGCGGCTGAAGGATTGCGTGACCCAATGA
- a CDS encoding anti-sigma factor, which translates to MTPDTPLTPAEDDEVLAAELALGLLDGAVAEAAVARLSQDPGFARAVRGWQERLAGLAEGLTPVMAPARARQAIRERLGHARPPLANDPTARPAWWRGPAGWLAGLLAVAATVALLWQPGQPGPEAPMAPGAPVYQAQLSGADAVLQAAARIEGRDVRIALESGAAPEGRDWEVWWIGSEDATPVSMGVMPRDGEMRMTLPEGMEPSPLVRLALSDEPAGGSPTGQATGPVVAIAGLTAL; encoded by the coding sequence ATGACCCCCGACACCCCCCTGACCCCCGCCGAGGATGACGAAGTCCTGGCCGCCGAACTGGCCCTGGGCCTCTTGGACGGCGCTGTGGCCGAGGCCGCCGTGGCCCGGCTGTCGCAGGACCCGGGCTTTGCCCGCGCGGTGCGCGGCTGGCAGGAACGGCTGGCCGGGCTGGCCGAGGGGCTGACCCCGGTCATGGCTCCCGCCCGCGCGCGCCAGGCGATCCGCGAGCGGCTTGGCCATGCCCGCCCGCCGCTGGCCAACGATCCCACCGCCCGCCCGGCGTGGTGGCGCGGCCCCGCCGGGTGGCTGGCGGGCCTTCTGGCCGTCGCCGCGACCGTGGCCCTGCTGTGGCAGCCGGGCCAGCCCGGACCCGAGGCGCCCATGGCCCCCGGCGCGCCGGTCTATCAGGCGCAGCTGTCGGGCGCGGATGCCGTCCTGCAGGCCGCCGCCCGGATCGAGGGCCGCGACGTGCGCATCGCGCTGGAAAGCGGCGCCGCGCCCGAGGGCCGGGACTGGGAGGTCTGGTGGATCGGGTCCGAGGACGCGACCCCCGTCTCGATGGGCGTGATGCCGCGCGACGGCGAGATGCGCATGACCCTGCCCGAGGGGATGGAGCCCTCGCCCTTGGTGCGGCTTGCGCTGTCGGACGAGCCCGCCGGCGGGTCGCCCACCGGGCAGGCCACCGGGCCGGTCGTGGCCATCGCCGGGCTCACCGCGTTGTGA
- a CDS encoding fasciclin domain-containing protein encodes MRRTQLEEKTMNTSFAKVGASILAATVALSAPALAQNTMVGGAEMLPTNNIVENAVNSADHTTLVAAVQAAGLAETLSGPGPFTVFAPTNAAFEKLPDGTVEGLLEPESLEALQTILTCHVVPTEAFSTAVGNMIQQGGGSAALETVGSCTLTASIRASDNALQITDENGNAATVLIPDVDQSNGVIHVIDTVLLPAA; translated from the coding sequence ATGCGCCGGACCCAACTGGAGGAAAAGACCATGAACACCAGCTTTGCCAAAGTCGGCGCTTCGATCCTTGCCGCCACCGTCGCCCTGTCCGCCCCTGCCCTCGCCCAGAACACGATGGTCGGCGGCGCCGAGATGCTGCCCACCAACAACATCGTCGAGAACGCCGTGAACTCGGCCGATCACACCACGTTGGTCGCCGCCGTGCAGGCCGCCGGTCTGGCCGAGACGCTGTCGGGCCCCGGCCCCTTCACCGTCTTCGCACCCACCAACGCCGCCTTCGAGAAGCTGCCCGACGGCACCGTCGAGGGCCTGCTGGAGCCCGAGAGCCTGGAAGCGCTGCAGACCATCCTGACCTGCCATGTCGTGCCCACCGAGGCCTTCTCGACCGCGGTTGGCAACATGATCCAGCAGGGCGGCGGCTCGGCCGCGCTGGAGACCGTGGGCAGCTGCACGCTGACCGCGTCGATCCGCGCCAGCGACAACGCGCTGCAGATCACCGACGAGAACGGCAATGCCGCCACCGTCCTGATCCCCGATGTCGACCAGTCGAACGGCGTGATCCATGTCATCGACACGGTCCTGCTGCCCGCCGCCTGA
- a CDS encoding DUF808 domain-containing protein yields the protein MSGLIALLDDIAAISKVAAASIDDVAGQAAKAGAKAAGAVIDDAAVTPKYVHGFDASRELPIVWKIARGSIFNKLVILLPIALLLSALAPWAIPPLLMLGGAYLCFEGAHKVAHLFHKTDTHDSDKHTHPDTDGAALEEARVAGAIKTDFILSAEIMTIALSTIPAEDSLWMKAVILALVAVAITVAVYGFVALVVKADDLGVHLATRSNGAVAGFGRGIVKVMPGFMTALTVVGTAAMIWVGGQIIVHGLHQLGWHAPYDLIHDWSVAAAAAVPAAPGVVAWIVTAFCDGVIGLILGLALIPVATRVVSPLIETGKGAIAQMRKKPNANENR from the coding sequence ATGAGCGGGCTGATCGCGCTTCTTGACGATATCGCGGCAATTTCCAAGGTGGCGGCGGCCTCGATCGACGACGTGGCGGGACAGGCCGCCAAGGCCGGCGCCAAGGCCGCCGGCGCGGTCATCGACGATGCGGCGGTGACGCCGAAATACGTCCACGGCTTCGATGCCAGCCGTGAGCTGCCCATCGTGTGGAAGATCGCGCGCGGGTCGATCTTCAACAAGCTGGTGATCCTCTTGCCCATCGCGCTGCTGCTGTCGGCGCTGGCCCCTTGGGCCATCCCGCCGCTGCTGATGCTGGGCGGGGCCTATCTGTGCTTTGAGGGTGCGCACAAGGTCGCGCATCTCTTCCACAAGACCGACACCCATGACAGCGACAAGCACACCCATCCCGACACCGACGGCGCCGCGCTGGAAGAGGCGCGGGTGGCGGGCGCCATCAAGACCGACTTCATCCTGTCGGCCGAGATCATGACCATCGCCCTGTCGACCATCCCCGCCGAGGACAGCCTGTGGATGAAGGCGGTGATCCTGGCGCTGGTGGCGGTGGCAATCACCGTCGCCGTCTATGGCTTCGTGGCGCTGGTGGTGAAGGCGGACGATCTGGGCGTGCATCTGGCGACACGGTCGAACGGCGCGGTGGCGGGCTTCGGGCGCGGCATCGTCAAGGTCATGCCGGGCTTCATGACCGCGCTGACCGTCGTCGGCACGGCGGCGATGATCTGGGTCGGCGGGCAGATCATCGTCCACGGGCTGCACCAGCTGGGCTGGCACGCGCCCTATGACCTGATCCACGACTGGTCCGTCGCGGCGGCCGCCGCCGTGCCGGCCGCCCCCGGGGTCGTGGCGTGGATCGTGACCGCCTTCTGCGACGGGGTGATCGGTCTGATCCTGGGTCTGGCGCTGATTCCGGTGGCCACGCGGGTCGTCTCGCCGCTCATCGAAACCGGCAAGGGGGCAATCGCGCAGATGCGGAAAAAACCGAACGCCAACGAAAATCGTTGA
- the ugpB gene encoding sn-glycerol-3-phosphate ABC transporter substrate-binding protein UgpB, producing MNRLSTASAVALMASLGAAQAQTNVEWWHAMGGELGAKLEEIAQGFNDSQDEYTVTPSYKGTYPETMTAAIAAFRANQQPAIVQVFEVGTGTMMAADGAIVPVHQLMADHGQDFDPSAFLPSVVGYYTDPEGNLLSMPFNSSTPILYYNKSVFEAAGLDPEQPPQTWAQLEEFSNQIMDSEAATCGFTTQWISWVQTENLSAWHNQPIGTLENGFGGLDARLSLNGPVQVQHWGNLKRWSDEGIFKYGGPVGADGAAPMFYSQECAMMMGSSASRAGVIANSEAYDLGYGMLPYYDDVDGAPQNSIIGGASLWVLSGKSDEEYAATAAFFEYLTQPEVQADWASFTGYLPITQAAYDAMAAFHEENPGADTGIRQITLNEPTENSKGLRFGSYVQIRGVIDEEFEQLLSGSKDAQGALDAVVARGDDLLDQFQAQNQ from the coding sequence ATGAACCGATTGAGCACCGCATCCGCGGTGGCGCTGATGGCGTCGCTTGGCGCCGCACAGGCCCAGACCAATGTCGAATGGTGGCACGCCATGGGCGGCGAGCTTGGCGCGAAGCTGGAAGAGATCGCCCAGGGCTTCAACGACAGCCAGGACGAGTACACCGTCACGCCGTCCTACAAGGGCACCTATCCCGAGACGATGACCGCCGCGATCGCCGCCTTCCGCGCGAACCAGCAGCCCGCCATCGTGCAGGTCTTCGAGGTCGGCACCGGCACCATGATGGCCGCCGACGGCGCCATCGTCCCGGTCCACCAGCTGATGGCCGATCACGGCCAGGACTTCGATCCCTCCGCCTTCCTGCCCTCGGTCGTGGGCTACTACACCGATCCCGAAGGCAACCTGCTGTCGATGCCCTTCAACAGCTCGACCCCGATCCTGTACTACAACAAGTCGGTCTTCGAGGCCGCCGGCCTGGATCCCGAGCAGCCGCCCCAGACCTGGGCGCAGCTGGAGGAATTCAGCAACCAGATCATGGACTCCGAGGCGGCGACCTGCGGCTTCACCACCCAGTGGATCAGCTGGGTCCAGACCGAGAACCTGTCCGCCTGGCACAACCAGCCGATCGGCACGCTGGAGAACGGCTTCGGCGGTCTGGATGCGCGCCTGTCGCTGAACGGCCCCGTCCAGGTTCAGCACTGGGGCAACCTCAAGCGCTGGTCCGACGAGGGCATCTTCAAGTATGGCGGCCCGGTCGGCGCCGACGGCGCGGCCCCGATGTTCTACTCGCAGGAATGCGCGATGATGATGGGCAGCTCGGCCAGCCGCGCGGGCGTCATCGCCAATTCCGAGGCCTATGACCTGGGCTATGGCATGCTGCCCTATTACGACGATGTCGACGGCGCGCCGCAGAACTCGATCATCGGGGGCGCCTCGCTGTGGGTGCTGTCGGGCAAGTCGGACGAGGAATACGCGGCCACCGCCGCCTTCTTCGAATACCTGACCCAGCCCGAGGTCCAGGCGGATTGGGCGTCCTTCACGGGCTACCTGCCGATCACGCAGGCCGCCTATGACGCGATGGCGGCGTTCCACGAGGAAAACCCCGGCGCCGATACCGGCATCCGCCAGATCACGCTGAACGAGCCGACCGAGAACTCCAAGGGCCTGCGCTTTGGCAGCTACGTCCAGATCCGCGGCGTCATCGACGAGGAGTTCGAGCAGCTTCTGTCCGGCTCCAAGGATGCGCAGGGCGCGCTGGATGCGGTGGTCGCCCGCGGCGACGACCTGCTGGACCAGTTCCAGGCCCAGAACCAGTAA
- the ugpA gene encoding sn-glycerol-3-phosphate ABC transporter permease UgpA produces MKRTIFSNQLLPWLLLAPQLVITFVFFLWPAGQAVRQSFLREDAFGTRTAFVGLENFARLWGSPEYLNSLQVTAVFAISVTVLSMGLSLLLAIAVDRMIRSTRVYTTLLVWPYAVAPAVAGILWWFIFNPTIGIMPYLLGGFGYDWNHIQDKGDAMTLVVIASAWKQISYNFLFFLAGLQAIPASLREAAAIDGAGPVRRFFDITFPLLSPTTFFLLVVNIVYAMFDTFGVIDATTEGGPAQATNIMVYKVYFDGFVGQNLGSSAAQSVVLMVLVLVLTVIQFRYVEKKVAY; encoded by the coding sequence ATGAAGCGCACCATCTTCAGCAATCAGCTGCTGCCTTGGCTCTTGCTGGCACCCCAGCTGGTCATCACCTTCGTCTTCTTCCTCTGGCCCGCCGGTCAGGCCGTCCGCCAGAGCTTCCTGCGCGAGGACGCCTTCGGCACCCGCACGGCCTTCGTGGGGCTGGAAAACTTCGCCCGGCTGTGGGGCAGCCCGGAATACCTCAACAGCCTGCAGGTGACGGCGGTCTTCGCGATCTCGGTCACGGTGCTGTCGATGGGCCTGTCGCTGCTGCTGGCGATCGCGGTGGACCGGATGATCCGGTCGACCCGCGTCTATACCACCCTGCTGGTCTGGCCCTATGCGGTGGCGCCCGCGGTCGCGGGCATCCTGTGGTGGTTCATCTTCAACCCGACCATCGGCATCATGCCCTATCTGCTGGGGGGCTTCGGCTATGACTGGAACCACATCCAGGACAAGGGCGACGCGATGACGCTGGTGGTGATCGCCAGCGCGTGGAAGCAGATCAGCTACAACTTCCTGTTCTTCCTGGCGGGCCTGCAGGCGATCCCGGCGTCCCTGCGCGAGGCGGCGGCCATCGACGGCGCAGGCCCGGTGCGGCGCTTCTTCGACATCACCTTTCCGCTGCTGTCGCCCACCACGTTCTTCCTGCTGGTCGTCAACATCGTCTATGCCATGTTCGACACCTTCGGCGTCATCGACGCCACGACCGAGGGCGGCCCGGCGCAGGCCACCAACATCATGGTCTACAAGGTCTATTTCGACGGTTTCGTGGGGCAGAACCTGGGCTCGTCCGCCGCGCAATCGGTGGTGCTGATGGTGCTGGTGCTGGTGCTGACGGTGATCCAGTTCCGCTATGTCGAGAAGAAGGTGGCCTACTGA
- the ugpE gene encoding sn-glycerol-3-phosphate ABC transporter permease UgpE, with the protein MIENRPILNLLAHLTLILGVCIVALPVWVAFVASTHGPTAFMSGTIPMWPGDQMIANYSQMLGAGVSTSGTPPVGVMMFNSMIMALSIAIGKIVISVLSAFAVVYFRFPFRGLAFWCIFITLMLPVEVRIVPTFQVVADLGMLNSYAGLSIPLIASATATFLFRQVFLTIPDELTEAARIDGAGPMKFFRDILLPLSRTNIAALFVILFIYGWNQYLWPLLITTSSDYYTIVAGIKRMADAVDGLPQWHLVMATAMLAMIPPVIVVVAMQRLFVKGLVETEK; encoded by the coding sequence ATGATCGAGAACCGCCCCATCCTGAACCTTCTCGCCCATCTGACGCTGATCCTGGGCGTCTGCATCGTGGCGCTGCCCGTGTGGGTGGCCTTCGTGGCCTCGACCCACGGGCCCACGGCCTTCATGTCGGGGACGATCCCGATGTGGCCGGGCGACCAGATGATCGCCAACTACAGCCAGATGCTGGGCGCGGGCGTGTCGACCAGCGGCACCCCCCCGGTGGGCGTGATGATGTTCAACAGCATGATCATGGCCCTGTCGATCGCCATCGGCAAGATCGTGATCTCGGTCCTGTCGGCCTTCGCGGTGGTCTATTTCCGCTTTCCCTTCCGGGGCCTGGCCTTCTGGTGCATCTTCATCACCCTGATGCTGCCGGTCGAGGTGCGCATCGTGCCGACCTTCCAGGTTGTGGCCGATCTGGGCATGCTGAACAGCTATGCGGGCCTGTCGATCCCGCTGATCGCCAGCGCCACCGCCACGTTCCTCTTCCGCCAGGTCTTCCTGACCATCCCGGACGAGCTGACCGAGGCCGCGCGCATCGACGGCGCGGGCCCGATGAAATTCTTCCGCGACATCCTGCTGCCGCTGTCGCGCACCAATATCGCCGCGCTCTTCGTGATCCTGTTCATCTATGGCTGGAACCAGTATCTCTGGCCGCTGCTGATCACGACCAGCTCGGATTACTACACCATCGTTGCGGGGATCAAGCGCATGGCCGATGCCGTGGACGGTCTGCCGCAATGGCATCTGGTCATGGCGACCGCGATGCTGGCGATGATCCCGCCCGTGATCGTGGTGGTCGCCATGCAGCGCCTGTTCGTCAAGGGCCTTGTCGAGACGGAGAAATAA
- a CDS encoding sn-glycerol-3-phosphate import ATP-binding protein UgpC yields the protein MASITLNNLGKVYAGGARAVGGVNIDIADGEFLVLVGPSGCGKSTLLRMVAGLESISEGEVRIGDRVVNDVEPADRDIAMVFQNYALYPHMSVRQNLAYGLKNRGTPKAEIERRVGIASDILQIGPFLDRKPRALSGGQRQRVAMGRAIVREPAAFLFDEPLSNLDAKLRVAMRLEIKELQKRLRTTSIYVTHDQLEAMTLADRLVVLNGGQIEQIGTPLEVYRRPASAFVASFIGSPAMNLIDSSAVPHLAGSAHAGQIGIRPEDLTVTPDGPIQMRVLAVEELGAQRLVHGKTGDQRITITMASDAELSDDLRLSYRPNALHLFHKDTGKRLD from the coding sequence ATGGCATCCATCACCCTGAACAACCTCGGCAAGGTCTATGCCGGAGGCGCCCGCGCCGTGGGCGGCGTCAATATCGACATCGCGGATGGCGAGTTCCTGGTCCTTGTCGGCCCCTCGGGCTGCGGGAAATCCACCCTGCTGCGCATGGTCGCGGGGCTGGAGAGCATCTCCGAGGGCGAGGTCCGCATCGGCGACCGCGTGGTCAACGATGTGGAACCCGCCGACCGCGACATCGCCATGGTGTTCCAGAACTATGCGCTCTACCCGCATATGTCGGTGCGCCAGAACCTGGCCTACGGGCTGAAGAACCGCGGCACCCCCAAGGCGGAAATCGAACGCCGCGTGGGCATCGCCTCGGACATCCTGCAGATCGGACCGTTCCTGGATCGGAAGCCCCGCGCCCTGTCCGGCGGTCAGCGCCAGCGCGTCGCCATGGGCCGCGCCATCGTGCGCGAACCCGCCGCGTTCCTCTTCGACGAGCCGCTGTCGAACCTGGATGCGAAGCTGCGCGTCGCCATGCGGCTGGAGATCAAGGAGCTGCAGAAGCGCCTGCGCACGACCTCCATCTATGTCACCCACGACCAGCTGGAGGCGATGACGCTGGCCGACCGGCTGGTGGTGCTGAACGGCGGCCAGATCGAACAGATCGGCACGCCGCTGGAGGTCTATCGCCGCCCCGCCTCGGCCTTCGTGGCCAGCTTCATCGGCAGCCCGGCGATGAACCTGATCGACAGCAGCGCCGTGCCGCATCTGGCGGGCAGCGCCCATGCGGGCCAGATCGGCATCCGCCCCGAGGACCTGACCGTCACCCCCGACGGCCCCATCCAGATGCGCGTGCTGGCGGTCGAGGAACTGGGCGCGCAGCGTCTGGTCCATGGCAAGACCGGCGATCAGCGCATCACCATCACCATGGCCTCGGATGCGGAGCTGTCGGACGACCTGCGCCTGTCCTATCGCCCGAATGCGCTGCACCTGTTCCACAAGGACACGGGAAAGCGACTGGACTGA